Below is a genomic region from Candidatus Cloacimonadota bacterium.
AGCCGAGAACACGCAGCTTTGTGCCCGATGTATATGGGTGTGAAAGCTGTTCTGGCAAAATCGATGGAAAGAATTCATAATGCCAATCTTATCAACTTTGGAATTCTACCTTTGAACTTCGTGGATGAAGCAGATTACGACAAGATCGATCAGGCAGATGAACTGGAAATTTCCAATATCAAAGAAGCTTTGAAAGAAGGCAAAAATCTGATCGTAAAAAATATTACCAAAGGTATCGAGATCGCAGCAAATTATGCTCTTTCCGATCGCCAGAAAGAAATTCTTCTGGCCGGCGGTACTTTGGCAATGATGAAGAAGTAGCTGTATCTTTCATCTTGTTACCAGAGCCCTCTTTGGGAACAAGGAATGACACACCCCGTCTCTACCGAAAAATCGGTAGAGCCACCCCTCTCGAGAGGGGAATGAAAAAAATCATAAAATAAAAATAGGAGAATGTGACAATGGCACAAAAAGGAATAAGAGAATTCGATGCCAAAAGAATGATGTCGAAAGCTCTTCCTGAATTTTCTAATGGCAAGATCAAATTTGAGGTGTCTCAAGTTCTGATCGGTCCCAAAACAGATCTGCAGAAACTGGCAGACGAAAACCCGTGGCTCAAAACAGCCAAATTAGTGGCAAAACCAGATCAGCTTTTTGGTAAACGTGGTCTTAACAACTTGCTCTATGTTAACAAAACCTGGCAAGAAGTTCAAGCCTGGATCAAAGAGCGCATGAACAAAACCGTTACTATCAAACAAACTACCGGCGAAACAACCGGTGAACTGAATCAGTTCCTGGTAGAAAAATTCGTTCCGCACGAAGAAGAGTATTACATTGCTATCACCACTCATCGTGAGAATGACACGATTCATTTTTCCACTCATGGCGGTGTAAACATTGAAGAAGTCTGGGATACAGTTGTTACTCTGGATATTCCAATTATGGAAGACATCGCAGATCAGGATGTGGAAGGTTTCCTTCCTGCTGAACTCGGTGATAAAAAACAGACAGTTGCCGATTTCATCAAAGCTCTCTACAAAATGGTGGTGGAATATCATTTTGTATATCTGGAACTAAATCCATTTACATTCGTAGATGGTGTTCCGGTAGCTCTGGATGCTGTGGCAAAAGTTGATGATTATGCATCTTATCAATGTGCCGAGAATTGGGGAGAGCTGAAATTCCCAAGTCCTTTTGGTTTGGAAAAAACTCCTGAAGAAGAAAAGATCGATGCCATCGATGAAAGAACCGGTGCTTCTCTCAAACTCACAGTTCTCAATCCGGAAGGAAGAATCTGGAATCTGGTTGCCGGTGGCGGTGCTTCTGTTATTTATGCCGATACCGTTGTCGATCTTGGTTATCAC
It encodes:
- a CDS encoding ATPase — translated: MAQKGIREFDAKRMMSKALPEFSNGKIKFEVSQVLIGPKTDLQKLADENPWLKTAKLVAKPDQLFGKRGLNNLLYVNKTWQEVQAWIKERMNKTVTIKQTTGETTGELNQFLVEKFVPHEEEYYIAITTHRENDTIHFSTHGGVNIEEVWDTVVTLDIPIMEDIADQDVEGFLPAELGDKKQTVADFIKALYKMVVEYHFVYLELNPFTFVDGVPVALDAVAKVDDYASYQCAENWGELKFPSPFGLEKTPEEEKIDAIDERTGASLKLTVLNPEGRIWNLVAGGGASVIYADTVVDLGYHKELANYGEYSGNPSTEDTYAYTKTVLDLMTRQKDPQGRPKFLLIGGGIANFTDVAKTFTGIVQAITEFKEKIKETNVKIYVRRGGPNYVEGLNIMKRLGEKLGVPIEVYGPETHMTKIVSLALGQKAGA